The genomic interval TCCCATAGATTCCGCAAAATGTGGTTTTTTTTCCTAGCTTGCTTGCTTTTTTAGCCATGATCAGGTCTTCCATGGAATCGCCAACATAAAGACAGTGCTTTGACTTTAGGCGATTTATTGACATGATTAGAGATTTGGGATTTGGCTTTGCGAGTGTTCTTGAGTGATCCTCTAGGAAAAATGAGGAAGCAATATCGAATTTGTCAAATAACTTGTCCAGTGAATATTTGGTAGATTCTTTGCCACGTCCTGTAACTATGGCGATTTTTTTTGCAAATTTTGGCTCTAGTGAATTTATCAGTTTTTGTGTCACAAGAACAATATCATTTTCGATCAGTCCTTTTTTGAACTGAGATTTTTTGCCAAAGATTTTCTTGTAAAGATCTTTTCCATAAAACATCTGAT from Nitrososphaerota archaeon carries:
- a CDS encoding HAD family hydrolase, with protein sequence QMFYGKDLYKKIFGKKSQFKKGLIENDIVLVTQKLINSLEPKFAKKIAIVTGRGKESTKYSLDKLFDKFDIASSFFLEDHSRTLAKPNPKSLIMSINRLKSKHCLYVGDSMEDLIMAKKASKLGKKTTFCGIYGTSQNPNSKKRFFEKNNADIIIQSIDLIPKALNLAH